In one Thermococcus sp. 2319x1 genomic region, the following are encoded:
- a CDS encoding KH domain-containing protein — protein MDGFEEKLKKYEYVDKEGEKKESFEIEEFEALGEQEEFVRIPKERIGVVIGKKGETKKKIEEATKTKIEVDSQTGEVFITSTEKTDDPLAVWKARDIVLAIGRGFSPEKAFRLLNEGEVLEVVDLTDVVVGNEKNALPRVRGRIIGRKGRTREIIEEMSGADISVYGKTVAIIGNPIQVQIAKTAIEKLAKGSPHGTVYKYLERRKKDLELEGGMYYGEF, from the coding sequence ATGGATGGGTTTGAAGAGAAGCTGAAAAAGTATGAGTATGTAGACAAAGAGGGAGAAAAAAAGGAGTCCTTTGAAATTGAAGAGTTTGAGGCCTTAGGCGAGCAGGAAGAGTTTGTGAGAATTCCTAAAGAGAGAATTGGAGTGGTTATAGGGAAAAAGGGCGAGACAAAGAAAAAGATTGAAGAGGCAACAAAGACCAAGATAGAGGTAGACAGTCAAACAGGGGAGGTATTTATCACTTCCACAGAAAAAACTGACGATCCTCTGGCGGTATGGAAGGCGAGAGATATTGTGTTGGCTATTGGAAGGGGCTTCTCTCCAGAGAAGGCATTCAGACTGCTTAATGAAGGTGAGGTTCTTGAAGTCGTTGACCTGACAGATGTTGTTGTAGGGAATGAGAAGAATGCCCTTCCAAGGGTTAGAGGGAGAATAATTGGTAGGAAGGGCAGGACGAGGGAGATAATCGAAGAAATGAGCGGAGCGGATATAAGTGTCTATGGAAAGACCGTCGCTATCATTGGAAATCCAATTCAAGTCCAAATAGCCAAAACTGCTATTGAAAAGCTCGCCAAAGGTTCCCCCCACGGAACTGTTTATAAATATCTTGAAAGAAGAAAAAAGGATTTAGAGCTTGAGGGGGGCATGTATTATGGCGAATTCTGA
- a CDS encoding serine protein kinase RIO: MKIPDIDKEISQILGLEERREKDSELYKVFSEVFDRTTISTLSYFHRRGNIEKLLGVISTGKEANVFRGIDADGNPIAVKIYRTYTTEFRRIWEYLAADPRIGYLPKDIRKLVFVWTRREFKNLQRAMKYAVRAPEPIAFGNNVLIMEFIGDEHPAPRLKDAEKELTKEEFEELYNFAMDSIEKLWKRGDMVHGDLSEYNILIWDKPVIIDWSQATVKRNRMALSLLYRDLRNVINYFAKKGVAVDNLEEKFRELAGD, translated from the coding sequence ATGAAGATCCCAGACATAGATAAGGAGATATCGCAGATTCTGGGATTAGAAGAGCGTAGAGAAAAGGATAGTGAACTCTATAAAGTGTTTAGTGAGGTATTTGATAGAACCACCATCAGCACACTTTCCTACTTCCATCGAAGGGGAAACATAGAAAAACTGCTTGGTGTGATTTCAACGGGAAAGGAGGCGAATGTGTTTAGGGGTATCGATGCCGATGGCAATCCTATTGCTGTTAAAATCTATCGTACCTATACAACCGAATTTAGGAGAATATGGGAGTATTTGGCAGCGGATCCAAGAATTGGCTATCTACCAAAAGACATCAGAAAGCTGGTCTTTGTATGGACTAGGAGGGAATTTAAAAATCTCCAGAGGGCAATGAAATACGCTGTTAGGGCTCCAGAACCAATAGCGTTCGGCAATAACGTCCTCATAATGGAGTTCATCGGGGATGAACACCCCGCTCCAAGATTAAAAGACGCGGAAAAAGAACTCACTAAAGAAGAATTTGAGGAGCTCTATAACTTTGCCATGGATTCAATTGAAAAACTCTGGAAGAGAGGGGATATGGTCCATGGAGATTTGAGTGAGTACAACATCCTAATCTGGGATAAGCCGGTAATAATTGACTGGTCTCAGGCGACGGTGAAGAGGAACAGAATGGCGCTCTCACTGCTCTATCGTGATTTGAGAAATGTCATCAATTACTTCGCCAAAAAGGGAGTGGCAGTTGATAATCTTGAGGAAAAGTTTAGAGAGCTAGCGGGTGATTGA
- the eif1A gene encoding translation initiation factor eIF-1A: MFMPRNDKNRTVEGEEVIRVPLPKDNQVFGIVEQALGSGWMDVRCSDGKVRRCRIPGKLRKKMWIRVGDVVIVHPWEVQSDERGDIVYRYTKTQVDWLIRKNKITQDFLTGGLTL, translated from the coding sequence ATGTTTATGCCAAGAAACGATAAAAATAGAACTGTTGAGGGGGAGGAAGTTATCAGAGTTCCTCTCCCAAAGGATAACCAGGTGTTCGGGATAGTGGAGCAAGCTCTAGGCTCAGGATGGATGGACGTTAGATGCTCGGACGGAAAGGTTAGAAGGTGCAGGATACCGGGGAAGCTGAGAAAGAAGATGTGGATTAGAGTTGGGGATGTGGTTATAGTTCACCCCTGGGAAGTGCAAAGCGACGAAAGGGGAGACATAGTTTACCGCTATACGAAGACTCAGGTTGACTGGCTTATCAGAAAGAACAAGATCACCCAGGATTTCCTTACCGGCGGCTTAACTCTGTGA
- a CDS encoding ABC transporter ATP-binding protein, with translation MAIITAEKLTKRFGKITALENVSVRIPKGFTLIIGPNGGGKSTFLKIAVGVYRPTAGKVEVLGKDPWSDEEVKRRIGVSFDPPALPPFRSAREWLETIAEIKELEKREIQRICNEFELGSFINRLTREYSAGMLKRVGLAQAFLGDPDLIFLDEPLVNIDVDGMKQVIELLSSKAEESNFVVISHIWRPLLPLADFVIFFSGGKIKANGTPEEISEILREYGLL, from the coding sequence ATGGCAATAATAACTGCTGAAAAATTAACAAAAAGATTTGGAAAAATAACTGCCCTTGAAAATGTTAGTGTAAGAATTCCTAAAGGGTTTACTCTCATAATTGGCCCAAATGGTGGGGGCAAAAGCACATTTTTGAAGATAGCCGTGGGAGTTTACAGACCAACAGCAGGAAAAGTAGAAGTGCTTGGAAAAGACCCATGGAGTGATGAAGAAGTCAAAAGGAGAATAGGGGTCTCTTTTGACCCTCCAGCACTTCCACCATTTCGTTCTGCAAGAGAATGGTTAGAGACTATTGCGGAGATTAAAGAGCTTGAAAAAAGGGAAATTCAAAGAATTTGCAATGAGTTTGAACTTGGAAGTTTCATAAATCGATTAACTAGGGAGTATTCTGCAGGAATGCTGAAAAGAGTGGGTTTGGCTCAAGCTTTTCTCGGAGATCCGGATCTTATTTTTCTTGATGAACCTCTTGTGAATATTGATGTGGATGGCATGAAGCAAGTCATAGAACTTTTATCATCAAAAGCCGAAGAGAGTAACTTTGTTGTAATCTCTCACATATGGCGTCCTTTACTCCCCCTTGCTGATTTTGTTATCTTTTTCTCCGGAGGAAAAATAAAGGCAAATGGGACTCCTGAGGAAATTTCAGAGATTCTTAGAGAATATGGATTGCTCTAA
- a CDS encoding DDE-type integrase/transposase/recombinase: protein MISKERKIEDARRGFRIAKQIGKKKPKFVVTDGLGVYHKAFNKEFWNHHRSCKHISGVRWKGQLNNNLVERLHGTIRDREKVMRGLKVENTPIIAVHMIYYNFIRPHMSLNGKTPAEEAGIDLNLGNNKWLDLLKKSLEFHKNQL, encoded by the coding sequence ATAATTTCAAAGGAAAGGAAAATTGAAGATGCTAGAAGAGGATTCAGAATTGCTAAGCAAATTGGGAAGAAAAAGCCAAAGTTTGTAGTAACAGATGGTTTAGGCGTTTATCATAAAGCATTTAACAAAGAATTTTGGAATCATCACAGAAGTTGCAAGCACATTAGCGGTGTTAGATGGAAAGGTCAGCTAAACAACAACTTGGTTGAAAGATTACATGGTACGATAAGGGATAGAGAGAAAGTTATGAGAGGTTTGAAGGTTGAAAATACACCAATAATTGCGGTACACATGATCTACTACAACTTCATCAGACCTCACATGAGCTTAAATGGTAAAACTCCAGCAGAAGAAGCAGGAATCGACTTAAACTTAGGCAACAACAAATGGTTAGATCTGCTTAAGAAAAGCTTGGAGTTCCATAAGAATCAACTTTAA
- a CDS encoding AbrB/MazE/SpoVT family DNA-binding domain-containing protein yields MGEITMLTKATSKSKSLRTTIPMGIVKQFNLSEGDKLNWEIRAEGGELIIVVRPLKEKKGGRHG; encoded by the coding sequence ATGGGAGAAATCACTATGCTTACCAAAGCTACATCGAAAAGCAAATCCTTAAGAACCACTATTCCTATGGGCATTGTCAAGCAATTTAATCTTTCAGAAGGGGATAAGCTAAACTGGGAAATTAGAGCAGAGGGTGGAGAGCTTATAATTGTCGTAAGACCATTAAAAGAAAAGAAAGGTGGTAGACATGGATAA
- a CDS encoding N-6 DNA methylase — MDKKQVTLFGEIVEEEQVREGYIRDYITGKLLKDTPEERRRQEVERRLVEEWGYPKELIDIEVEIQFGSRKLGRADIVVFRDTKSKDPNKNAYIIVEVKRESRKDGIEQLESYINATTAEFGIWYNGRDIAFIRRLRKPHQFQEISRIPRYGERFEDLERQLTKDDLKPAFNLTARFDEIHNYLYANEGFLKEKLFGEIIKLIFMKIVDEKSPRKEVWFWISEREYEEMLERGTSTSFMQRIQRLWEETKSFYPEIDGDLLLKPLSIAEIVRRLQEISFMKTRDDVKGTAFQTFIHENMRGDRGEFFTPQPAIELAVGMLNPQYHESVIDPACGTGRFLIWAMEHVKKNYNLDARGVADYARAHIAGIDINPDLVKVAKMYMVLFEDGWSNIFSANSLLPFDKLEEIAEKMRVPKPATPEPNKFDIVLTNPPFGTKGKIKDHRILAQFDLAHKWKYDKKQKKWIKTSQLLREQTPEILFIERCWQLLKPYGRMAIVLPDGILTNSTLGYVRQWIMDHARILAVVSLPPETFIPYGAGVKASILFIQKMPEEKLEELKKEDYPIFMASLEKIGYDVRGRTLFKRNEKGEYINEKGEVVDSKEKAAIDTEVPEVITKFHEFRKRHNLTFLLR, encoded by the coding sequence ATGGATAAAAAACAGGTAACGCTGTTTGGGGAAATAGTTGAAGAGGAGCAAGTGAGAGAAGGATACATAAGAGACTACATTACAGGCAAACTTTTGAAGGATACTCCAGAAGAGAGAAGGAGGCAGGAGGTAGAGAGGAGACTTGTTGAGGAATGGGGATATCCAAAAGAGCTAATTGATATCGAAGTAGAGATTCAATTTGGTAGCCGAAAACTCGGTAGAGCGGATATAGTGGTATTTAGAGATACAAAATCAAAAGATCCAAACAAAAATGCCTACATCATTGTTGAGGTTAAAAGGGAAAGTAGAAAGGATGGAATAGAGCAGTTGGAGAGCTATATCAACGCTACAACTGCTGAGTTTGGAATTTGGTATAACGGTAGGGACATAGCCTTTATTAGAAGATTAAGAAAACCTCATCAATTCCAAGAAATAAGTAGGATACCCAGATACGGCGAGAGGTTCGAGGATTTAGAGAGACAGCTAACAAAAGACGACCTAAAACCAGCGTTTAATTTGACAGCAAGATTTGACGAGATTCATAACTACCTCTACGCAAATGAAGGCTTTTTGAAGGAGAAGTTGTTCGGGGAGATAATTAAACTCATTTTCATGAAGATTGTAGATGAGAAATCGCCAAGAAAAGAGGTGTGGTTCTGGATTTCAGAGAGAGAATATGAAGAGATGTTAGAGAGAGGAACTTCTACATCTTTCATGCAGAGGATTCAAAGACTTTGGGAAGAGACTAAGAGTTTCTATCCAGAGATTGATGGTGATTTGCTACTAAAACCTCTTTCAATTGCTGAGATCGTTAGAAGGTTGCAGGAGATATCCTTCATGAAAACAAGGGACGATGTAAAGGGAACAGCGTTCCAAACGTTCATACACGAGAACATGAGGGGTGATAGAGGAGAGTTCTTCACACCACAGCCAGCCATCGAGCTTGCTGTTGGGATGCTGAATCCACAATATCACGAATCCGTTATTGACCCAGCCTGCGGAACTGGAAGATTTCTTATCTGGGCTATGGAACATGTCAAGAAAAATTACAACTTGGATGCAAGGGGAGTAGCGGATTACGCAAGAGCACACATCGCTGGAATTGATATAAATCCAGATTTGGTTAAGGTTGCAAAAATGTATATGGTTTTGTTTGAAGATGGGTGGTCTAATATTTTCTCAGCTAACAGCTTATTGCCGTTTGATAAGTTGGAGGAAATAGCAGAGAAAATGAGAGTTCCTAAGCCAGCTACCCCAGAACCTAACAAGTTCGATATAGTCTTAACAAATCCACCATTTGGAACAAAAGGAAAAATAAAGGATCATAGAATTTTGGCTCAGTTTGATTTAGCCCATAAGTGGAAGTATGACAAAAAGCAGAAAAAGTGGATTAAGACGAGCCAGCTTCTCAGGGAGCAAACGCCAGAAATATTGTTCATTGAAAGATGCTGGCAATTATTGAAGCCCTATGGAAGGATGGCTATCGTTTTACCTGATGGAATACTGACCAATTCAACTTTAGGTTATGTTAGGCAGTGGATAATGGATCACGCAAGAATACTGGCTGTAGTTTCCTTACCGCCAGAAACATTTATACCTTATGGTGCTGGTGTTAAAGCATCTATTTTATTCATCCAAAAGATGCCTGAGGAAAAACTAGAAGAATTGAAAAAAGAAGATTACCCTATTTTTATGGCTTCTTTAGAAAAGATCGGCTATGATGTAAGAGGACGAACATTATTCAAGAGAAACGAAAAAGGTGAATATATTAATGAAAAAGGAGAAGTTGTAGATTCAAAAGAAAAGGCAGCAATAGATACGGAAGTGCCAGAAGTTATTACAAAGTTTCATGAGTTTAGAAAAAGGCATAATCTAACCTTTCTTTTGAGGTGA
- a CDS encoding restriction endonuclease subunit S codes for MPVSEIRFSDILIDRRFEAEYYHPIRMKTIEALRNSGFELTLLGKIANIRRELIDPQDYYSKRFIYVELKNVPFGGFGTIFTKVLGKELDSTKLRFKKTDILFSKIRTYLNKVVLIPEYIEEGICSTEFVVLNIFKSEYDPYALWIYLISKYTYNQVRFIGIGSTRPRANPADILNIRVPIFPKDFQQKIGDITRDAFKKIQIADQKYQQAEEKLYELLGISKEEIEKLEAEKAYEVNFKEVRQAFRFDAEYYHPKYLGVIELLKKVPFEVKPLKEIAKIKHKKVNPEDKLYRTKKVKYIEIGGIDTAFGEIIKYKEDYGWKLPSGDKYLVKEKDILYSKVRPYRKGIGFVTDEFKGSLVTQGFTVVRCKDESIIPEFLFVYLRSDIGNLPVLRNMSGSTYPTIKDEDVGKILIPKVPKDEQQEIAELVREYFKLRKESRQLVQRAIREVEEAIENASPRE; via the coding sequence ATGCCTGTCTCTGAAATTAGATTTTCAGACATTCTCATTGATAGGAGATTTGAAGCAGAGTATTATCATCCAATTAGAATGAAAACAATAGAAGCGTTAAGGAATTCAGGTTTTGAACTTACATTATTGGGGAAGATAGCAAATATAAGAAGAGAACTTATAGACCCACAGGATTACTACAGTAAGAGATTTATTTATGTTGAATTAAAAAATGTACCTTTCGGAGGTTTTGGAACTATTTTTACTAAAGTGCTTGGGAAAGAGTTGGATAGCACCAAATTACGCTTTAAAAAGACGGATATTCTTTTTTCCAAGATTAGAACATACCTAAATAAGGTTGTTTTGATCCCCGAATATATAGAAGAAGGAATTTGTTCAACAGAATTTGTTGTATTAAATATTTTCAAAAGCGAATACGATCCTTATGCACTTTGGATTTACCTAATAAGCAAGTATACGTATAACCAAGTAAGATTTATAGGAATTGGTTCAACAAGGCCTCGTGCAAACCCAGCAGATATACTTAATATAAGAGTCCCAATATTTCCCAAAGATTTTCAACAAAAAATAGGAGACATTACACGGGATGCATTTAAAAAAATACAGATAGCAGACCAAAAATACCAGCAAGCGGAAGAGAAGCTCTACGAGCTTTTAGGAATTAGCAAAGAAGAGATAGAAAAGTTAGAGGCGGAAAAGGCTTATGAGGTGAATTTCAAAGAAGTTAGACAGGCTTTCAGGTTTGACGCAGAATATTATCATCCAAAATATCTTGGAGTTATTGAATTACTGAAAAAGGTACCATTTGAGGTTAAGCCACTTAAAGAAATTGCTAAGATTAAACATAAGAAAGTTAATCCGGAAGATAAGCTATATAGAACGAAAAAAGTCAAGTATATAGAGATAGGTGGAATAGATACTGCTTTTGGAGAAATCATAAAATATAAAGAGGATTATGGATGGAAATTACCATCTGGTGATAAATATCTCGTTAAAGAGAAAGATATACTCTACTCTAAAGTTAGACCCTATAGAAAAGGTATAGGTTTTGTGACAGATGAATTTAAAGGAAGTTTAGTTACACAAGGCTTCACCGTGGTTCGATGCAAAGATGAAAGCATAATTCCAGAATTCTTGTTCGTTTATCTGAGAAGTGACATTGGAAATCTGCCAGTACTAAGAAACATGAGTGGTAGTACTTACCCAACAATAAAAGATGAGGATGTTGGAAAAATCTTAATTCCAAAAGTACCAAAAGACGAACAACAGGAAATAGCCGAGCTAGTGAGAGAATACTTCAAACTAAGGAAAGAATCAAGACAACTTGTCCAAAGAGCGATCAGAGAAGTTGAAGAGGCGATTGAAAATGCCTCTCCCAGAGAGTGA
- the gdhA gene encoding glutamate dehydrogenase: MVEQDPFEIAVKQLERAAQYMDISEEALEFLKRPQRIVEVSIPVEMDDGSVKVFTGFRVQYNWARGPTKGGIRWHPEETLSTVKALAAWMTWKTAVMDLPYGGGKGGIICNPKEMSDREKERLARGYVRAIYDVISPYTDIPAPDVYTNPQIMAWMMDEYETISRRKDPSFGVITGKPPSVGGIVARMDATARGASYTVREAAKALGMDLKGKTIAIQGYGNAGYYMAKIMSEEYGMKVVAVSDSKGGIYNPDGLNADEVLEWKKKTGSVKDFPGATNITNEELLELEVDVLAPSAIEEVITKKNADNIKAKIVAELANGPTTPEADEILYEKGILIIPDFLCNAGGVTVSYFEWVQNITGDYWTVEETRAKLDKKMTKAFWDVYNTHKEKNINMRDAAYVVAVSRVYQAMKDRGWVKK, encoded by the coding sequence ATGGTTGAGCAAGACCCATTTGAAATTGCCGTTAAGCAGCTTGAAAGAGCTGCCCAATATATGGACATAAGTGAAGAGGCCCTTGAGTTTTTAAAGAGGCCACAAAGAATTGTTGAGGTCAGCATTCCAGTCGAGATGGATGACGGTTCTGTAAAAGTTTTCACAGGATTTAGAGTCCAATACAACTGGGCTCGCGGTCCAACAAAGGGTGGTATTAGATGGCACCCCGAAGAAACACTCAGCACCGTTAAGGCTTTGGCTGCTTGGATGACATGGAAGACTGCCGTTATGGACCTCCCATACGGTGGAGGTAAGGGTGGTATCATCTGTAATCCAAAGGAAATGAGCGACAGAGAGAAGGAAAGACTTGCCAGAGGATATGTGAGGGCTATTTACGATGTCATAAGCCCATACACCGATATCCCAGCTCCAGACGTTTACACCAACCCACAGATCATGGCATGGATGATGGATGAATATGAAACAATCTCAAGAAGAAAGGACCCATCCTTTGGTGTTATCACAGGTAAGCCACCAAGCGTTGGTGGTATCGTAGCAAGGATGGATGCTACAGCAAGAGGTGCAAGCTACACAGTCAGGGAAGCCGCAAAGGCTCTTGGGATGGACTTGAAGGGCAAGACAATAGCCATACAAGGTTACGGTAACGCTGGATACTACATGGCCAAGATCATGAGCGAAGAGTACGGAATGAAGGTTGTTGCAGTCAGCGACAGCAAGGGTGGTATATACAACCCAGATGGTCTTAACGCTGATGAAGTCCTCGAATGGAAGAAGAAGACCGGTAGCGTTAAGGATTTCCCAGGGGCTACAAACATAACAAACGAGGAGCTCCTTGAGCTTGAGGTAGATGTTCTTGCACCATCAGCTATCGAAGAGGTCATCACAAAGAAGAACGCCGACAACATCAAGGCCAAGATTGTTGCCGAGCTTGCAAACGGTCCAACCACACCAGAGGCAGATGAAATCCTCTACGAGAAGGGCATACTCATCATCCCAGACTTCCTCTGTAACGCAGGTGGTGTTACGGTAAGCTACTTCGAGTGGGTACAGAACATAACCGGTGACTACTGGACAGTTGAGGAGACAAGGGCAAAGCTTGACAAGAAGATGACCAAGGCCTTCTGGGACGTATACAACACCCACAAGGAGAAGAACATCAACATGAGAGACGCTGCTTACGTAGTTGCAGTCAGCAGAGTCTACCAGGCAATGAAGGACCGCGGATGGGTCAAGAAGTGA
- a CDS encoding sodium-dependent transporter, which translates to MEQRDRWATKIGLILAMAGNAIGLGNFWRFPYQAAKNGGGAFMIPYFVALFLLGIPIMWIEWVTGRYGGKYGHGTLGPTFYLMARESLRPKRALILGILGGMLAFSVTTLLNSYYLHIVGWSAAYTYFSATGAYFGKDSVEFLIGYLTNNTQVFIFWGISVALLGIAVGQGVSKGIERWVKVMMPALYVAAILLVLRSLTLGSPVKPEWSSIKGFEFLWEPRFSEVTWKSALAAAGQIFFTLSLGMGIIQNYASYLGPEDDVALSGLATVSLNEFAEVILGGSIAIPIAFAYLGEEGIKQSVGLAYIALPNVFMRMPAGQLFGAIWFLLLWFAGFTSAIAMYNYLVALLEEDLKISRKTGAVFVFILYLILGLPVALDPTAASVDLYYLTELDNWVGSYLLVVLGLFDIIVAVWLFKPDNFWEELHKGAYIKVPEWVKPVIMYIAPIYTIILLLGSTWDYYKEGYFKAVPSYVANPEFANWVWYARGIILLILIIGAIEAYMAIKKKYGEELAKNEVIVKL; encoded by the coding sequence ATGGAGCAAAGGGATAGGTGGGCAACCAAAATTGGTTTGATCTTAGCTATGGCAGGAAACGCAATAGGTCTCGGAAACTTCTGGAGATTCCCCTATCAGGCCGCCAAGAACGGTGGCGGTGCGTTCATGATTCCCTACTTTGTTGCATTGTTCCTCCTTGGAATACCCATCATGTGGATAGAGTGGGTCACAGGTAGGTATGGGGGTAAGTACGGCCACGGTACACTGGGCCCAACGTTCTACTTAATGGCCAGAGAAAGTCTGAGGCCAAAGAGGGCGTTGATACTTGGTATCCTTGGTGGTATGTTGGCGTTCTCAGTCACAACATTGCTCAACAGCTATTATCTCCACATCGTAGGATGGTCAGCTGCTTATACTTACTTCAGCGCAACCGGAGCGTACTTTGGAAAAGACTCTGTGGAGTTCCTTATTGGCTATCTAACCAACAATACTCAAGTGTTCATCTTCTGGGGTATCTCAGTTGCACTCCTTGGTATTGCAGTAGGGCAAGGTGTCAGCAAAGGTATCGAGAGATGGGTTAAAGTAATGATGCCAGCTTTGTATGTGGCAGCTATCTTATTGGTGCTCAGATCATTAACTCTTGGTTCTCCAGTAAAGCCAGAGTGGAGTTCAATCAAAGGTTTTGAGTTCCTCTGGGAGCCAAGATTTAGTGAAGTAACATGGAAATCAGCTCTTGCAGCTGCAGGACAGATATTCTTCACGCTCTCCCTTGGTATGGGTATCATACAGAACTATGCCTCTTACCTCGGCCCAGAGGATGACGTTGCACTTTCAGGTTTGGCAACAGTTTCACTCAACGAGTTTGCGGAGGTTATCCTCGGTGGTTCAATTGCTATCCCAATAGCCTTCGCTTACCTTGGAGAAGAGGGCATAAAACAAAGTGTGGGACTGGCATACATTGCATTACCTAATGTCTTTATGAGGATGCCCGCCGGTCAACTCTTTGGTGCAATATGGTTCTTATTGCTTTGGTTTGCTGGATTCACATCCGCTATAGCAATGTACAACTATCTGGTTGCATTGCTTGAAGAGGACCTCAAGATAAGCAGAAAGACCGGTGCAGTATTTGTGTTCATACTCTACCTGATCCTCGGACTTCCAGTTGCATTAGACCCAACAGCAGCAAGCGTGGACTTGTACTACCTAACCGAGCTTGACAACTGGGTTGGAAGCTATCTCCTCGTCGTGCTCGGTCTCTTTGACATTATAGTTGCAGTATGGCTCTTCAAGCCAGACAACTTCTGGGAGGAGCTCCACAAGGGAGCATACATCAAGGTTCCAGAGTGGGTTAAGCCTGTTATAATGTACATTGCCCCAATTTACACAATAATACTCCTGCTAGGAAGTACGTGGGATTATTACAAGGAAGGCTACTTCAAAGCAGTTCCAAGCTACGTAGCTAATCCAGAGTTCGCCAATTGGGTTTGGTATGCAAGAGGCATAATACTGCTTATCCTCATCATCGGTGCCATTGAGGCATACATGGCCATTAAGAAGAAGTACGGCGAGGAATTAGCAAAGAACGAGGTAATAGTAAAGCTCTGA
- a CDS encoding P-II family nitrogen regulator, with the protein MRKIEAVVREEDFDRVQKALKQMGIIPMTAYPVKGRGVQGGVPPYELMPKMKIEIVVKDEDVEKVVDTIIQNARRGIPGDGKIFILPVYEAIRIRTGEKGNEALY; encoded by the coding sequence ATGAGAAAAATCGAAGCTGTTGTTAGGGAAGAGGATTTTGATAGAGTTCAAAAGGCTTTGAAGCAGATGGGAATAATTCCAATGACTGCTTATCCTGTCAAGGGCAGGGGTGTGCAGGGAGGAGTACCACCTTATGAGCTCATGCCGAAGATGAAGATTGAGATAGTTGTTAAAGATGAGGATGTGGAAAAAGTAGTAGACACAATAATCCAGAATGCAAGGCGGGGCATACCCGGGGATGGCAAGATATTTATCCTTCCCGTTTATGAAGCGATAAGAATAAGGACGGGAGAAAAAGGAAACGAAGCTCTCTATTGA